Genomic window (Sulfurimonas sp.):
TCAGGTTTTATACCAAGTTCAAGAGCTTTGATTCTTGCTGGTTCAAGTTCTTCACCTTGACCTAAGTCTGCTGTAAAAGTTACAACTTCACATTTGTATTCATCTTGTAACCATTTTAAGATAACACTAGTATCAAGTCCGCCAGAATAAGCAAGAACTACTTTTTTAACTTCTTTTTTCATATGAAAAACCCTTTATGAGTAAAATAATAGTCGCGATTATATCTAAATATTTGTGAGTTTTTGCTTAGAGGAGTATAGAAAATAAATTCAAAAGGGTATTTTGATTACCCTTTTGAATCAAATAAAATTCCAGTTACTTCTTGCATTTTTGGAAGAAAGTCTTGAGCTTGCTCTGCTGGGAATCTTCTAATCATTTTACTTGTTGCTGCTTCAATAACAGATACAAAAAATATATCTTGTGAATCAACACCAAATTTTAAATTTGTATTCATTGGAGCCATTGCGTCATTTAGTTGATTTACTAAATCTTGAACTTGTTCTTTTGAATTAATTTCAGTACTTGTAGCTGAAACTTCTTTTTGCAACTCTTTTACTACATTTTCTTGTTTTGGTTCTTCAACCTGTTGTTGAACTGCTTGAGTTGCTCTTCCTTGAGCTTCTGTATTTACTTGTGACTGTTGTTGCCTTGCAACATTTGCTATGCCATCCATGACTTACTCCTTGTCTAAAGAATACTAATACACACCATATCGACTAATAAAAAAATAACTTTAATTAAAATGTTAAATTTTATGATAATCTTTCATTTATGAACGAATATATAAAATTATTGCAATCACATCAGACATTAAGAAGATTATCAATTATACAGTTAATTGCATATTTTGGTGCATGGTTTAGCAATGTGGCAATTTATACATTATTGCTAGAGATGGGTGTAGATGCTAGGGTTATAGCCTTTACAGCAATGCTTCATTTTTTAGCAGGAGTTGTTCAAGCACCTTTTTCTGGAGTAATTATTGATAGTGTTAAACCAAAAAAATTAATGCTTTTTTTAATTTGTATAGAAATATTTGCAACACTGTTTTTGATTTTAGTAAACTCTTTGCAAGATTTATGGCTTTTATATACTCTCATTTTTGTAAAAATGGCAGCAGCTTCTTTTTACTTTACAACAGAGATGTCACTGCTTCCTAAAATTTTAGATGGAGATAAATTACAAAAGGCAAATGAACTTCACTCCATTATCTGGTCATTTTCTTATACTTTAGGAATGGCATTAAGTGGATTTGTTGTTTATCTTTTTGGTGTAAAGGTTGCTTTTATCCTAGATGCTTGTATGTTTGTTATTGGATTTTTTCTTCTTTATAATTTAGAAATCAAAGTAGAAATCATAAAAAGTGGTGAAAATTTACTGCAAATGATGAAGGGAACTTTTAGCTACTTAAAGCAAACTCCACAAGCCTTGCATCTAATGCTTATACATGCTTTTGTTGGTTTAACTGCTTTTGATGCCTTGGTAGCTTTGATGGTAGATAAATATTATGCATCTGTGATAGCAACCTCTTTAGCTTTGGGACTAATGCACACTTCTCGCGCGATAGGCTTGGTAATAGGACCTATAATAATTAGTAAGTGGGTTAATAATAAAAGAATAGTGTATATTTTTGTAATGCAAGGTATTTGTGTTTGGTTTTGGGCTTTTATGATGCATAATTTTTACCTTTCTTTACTAGCTAGCGTTTTTGTTGGTTTTTTTACAACTACGCTGTGGTCATATACTTATACACTACTTCAAAAAAATATAGAAGAAAAATATTATGGACGAATTGTGGCATATAATGATATGCTCTTTTTAAGTGCTGCTGCTTTTACATCTTTTATGATAGGTTTTTTAGCTACTAATGATTTTTCTCTAGAATTAATTACGATACTTATCGGTATTGGTTTTATGTTGGGTGGCTTATACTTTTCATGGATATTAAAAAGCCAAAATATTAAGGATATTTCACAATGAGTTTTGCAGTTTTAGGTGGTTTGCTTTTAAATATTGGTGCATATTTTACATATAAAGGTAAAATTTATCAAGCAGTAATTGTTTATCTGTTCGCTGATGTATGTTGGATAATAATGGCTTATGAAAAAGATGATTATGTCGGTAGTATTTTTATAATCATTGGAACAGCGCTAGGTTTTTTAGCCTACTTAAAAATGAGAAGTGGCGAAATGAATAAAACTTTAAATAAGAAAGAACATGATTTATAAATATCAAAATGAAGAAATAGATTTAAGTAAAGTAAAAAGGCTATATCCTGCTGCACTTATAGAACTCGATGGCGAAATGGCTGAAATGAGTTTAGAATGGATGGAAATGAATGAAGGTAAAGTAAACTTAATAGAGTATATTCTGGTTTTTGATTTTACTCCTCCAAAAGAAGAAGTAAAAGATAAAAAAGTTTTACATTTTGATATAAAAGAAAAGCTAATGAAAGAGATGCAAGAAGTTGCTAAACTCTTTGCTTAGTATAGTGTGAGATATTAGTGAGTAAAAGGTCCACATACTAAAGCTCTTTTAACTCCAGGTGTTAAGTTATCTAAGCCTTCTATTACTTTTTCTCTTCTAATTAAAACATCTACAATTTGAGAAGAATATTTTATGGCACTCTCTCTCATCATTCCAAGCATAGGCCAGCCCCATAATGCTGAAACTGTAACTTCATCTTGAACGAAATGAGGCTCGGTTAAAAATGTGCATGAAAGAACGGATTCCACAGCACTTCTGTTTGTTTCACTTCCTCCAACAAGGTCAATCACAACTGAACCTTTAGGAATAATTTGTTTGAGATGATCGTTACTTACAAGATAAGTTATACCTCTTATTTCTCGTGGTAGTTCTGCACCGTTTACAACTAAGTCAACACCTCTAAGAAAGAAGTCTATCTTCTCTTTAGCTGTTTGTGTTCGACCTAATACATTGATGTTTTTAAAGCCTTGGTTGTAGATTTCATGCATAGCCCCTCGTGCTACATTTCCATAACCAAGAACTACAACTTTTGCTTCTCGAATATCTAAATCAGGTTTATTCTCTTTAAGTAGTTTGATTCCATACCTTGCACCAGCTTGTCCTGTTTCATGAAGACATTGGATTCTTCTTAGTCCAAATTCAAAAGGTGTGTGAGAATCTCTATACTCACTAATGGCTGTTTTACCATTTGTTAATTCAAATTCATGGAGGTCAAAAACATGAGAACCGACACCATTTAATTTTGCAATAATCTTATTCTTATCATTAAAACTTTCACTATCATAAAAGTAAAGAGTGCCAGTTCCTTTATCTTTTAATTCTTCAAATTTTACATCAGTATGAAGCATATTTAGTGAAGATGGATTACGGTTTCCTGCCCGTCTAACAGCACCTGCTAACCTTTCATTGCGACCAATTACAAATATTTTTAAATCACTAATGCTTTTATCTTCAATGAAATTCTTTAATGCTTCAGCCATTGCGGCTCTTGCCAAGATTTGTTCATCTGTTTGAATTTTTGGAGATTCTACAATTTCTTCCATAGCTATAACATTTATATTTGAGTCTTCAAGCATTTTTGCACGATCAGGAAAAGAGTGAAAATGTGCCATACAAAAGAGAGTACAACCTTTTTTCATCTGTGATATTGAGTCTAAAGAAGGACCTTTAAACTTAATAATCATATCTTTATTTACATATATCTCATGTGCATTTTGCATCAAAGCACCATTTTCTAAATACTCAGCATCCTCAAAACCAACGCCTAAACCAGCACCATATTCTACAAATACTTTAATGCCAGCATCTGTGAGCTGTCCAACATCTTTTGGTGTTAAAGCAACTCTTTTTTCTAAGCCAGCTGGGTTTTCAGGAGATTCAATTTCTTTTACTAAAGCAATATTTTTAAATTTTATTGATAATTTTTTCACTATAATCCTTGGTATATAACTACTGTGTAATTGTATCAAAACTAAGCTTATTAAATATCCTTTAGATACTATACGAAATAATAAATTTCAAAGGTATCACAATTTTTACTAGACTTATTTCAAATGATACAAAAAGAGTTTTTTCGATAGCTCTTCCTGCTGCACTAAAGCATCTCGTAGATATACTTCAAATCATTATAGATATGCTTATGGTAGGTATGATAAGCGTATCGGCTTTAGCTGCTGTTGGTATGAGTATGCAATTTATGATGGTCATAAATGTTTTAATGACTCTATATGTTGTTGGTGGGAATGCTCTTATATCTAGGTTTATAGGGCAGGGTAGAAAAAAACGAGCGTCTGCTCTTCTATATTCACTTGGCATCTTTGCTATATTTCTTTCTATATTTGTAACTATTGGTGGATACTTTGCGAGTGAACAGATATATGTTTTGATGGGGGCGGAAGCAGAGGTTGTAAAGCAAGGTTCAATGTATTTTAAAATACTCTCACTTGGTATTGTCGTTATATTTATAGATAATCTTCTTTACAATGCTCTCTCTGCCGCTGGGGATACAAAAAGTTCCCTCTATATAAAACTTATTTCAGCATCTATAAATGCCTTTTTAAACTATGTTTTGATTTTTGGTCATTTTGGTTTTGAGGCTTATGGCATAGAGGGGGCTGCCTATGCTACTGTAATTGCTTATTGTTTTAATGTGATTGCTTATCTAATCTTATTAAAAAAACCAAAAGCAAAGTTAAACTTAATCCCAATTATTCGTATAAAAGATATGAAACGAGTTTGGAATGTTGGTTGGAGTGCAGCACTAGATAGGGGAATATCTAGTATGTCCTTTTTAGTTTTTATCTCAATTATCACAGCTTATGGAACAGCAGGACTTGCTGGTTATCAAGTAGGACTTCGTATAGAGGGTATAGCTTTTATGCCCGGTTTTGGTTTTGCGATAGCTGCTATGGCTTTAGTGGGACAAAATCTTGGAGCAAACAATAAAGAATTAGCTTATAAAATGGGAATAATTAGCGGAAGAATTGCTTATATATTTATGGGAAGCGTTGGTGTTGTATTAATCCTGTTTCCTGAGGTTTTAGTTAGTTTTTTCACAAGAGATTTAGCTACTATAAAAGTGGCATCAAACTATCTTGTTTTAGTTGGACTTGCTCAAATTCCTTTAGCCATCGTATTTGTTTATTCGGGAGCATTAAGAGGAGCAGGTGCGACAAAAACTACATTAAAAGTAAATGTTTTATCTTTATGGTTTTTAAGAGTTATACCTTCTTATATTGCTTATAAAATGGGATATGGGCTTGTTGTTATATTTGTGATTATGAATATTGAAACATTGATTAAAGGGATAGTCTATTGGTATATCTATCACAAAAAAGAGTGGTTAAATACAAAAGTTTAAAACTTTAATGTTATAATATATAAAAATTAACAAGTAAAAAGAGTAATATTTGAAAAATCCAGAGAGTACAAAACAAAAAACACTTATCTTAGCGGCTATTGTTTTAATGTTTTCTTGGGGTGTTGGTTATATATTTTTAAACTATCAGTTTCAAAACTCTACAAGTAAAGAACTTCAAAAAATAGTAGATTCAACACAGAAACTATTCACTTTAAAAGTTACTCAAGAAAATAAAAATTTAATAAATATTATAGATGAGTTATTATCTCTTGATGGCTTAACTCAAGCAGTATCTCAAAACAATTATAAAAAAATATCTTTTATTATTACACCTCATTATAAGCATATAACAAATATAAATGCTGATGTAAATATTCTTACCTTTCGCTCCAAAGATGGAGTGATACTTTTTAGGGCTCATAGACCAGACTTTTACGGAGATTTTTTAAATGAAAATAGAAGACTGATAGTAGATACAAATATAAAAGAAAAATCTTTTAGTGGCTTTGAAGTTACTAAGTTAGACTTGATGTATCGAAGCACACAAGCAATTTTTTATAAAAATAAATTTGTAGGTAGTGTTGAGATAGGAGTAGATCCTAATAAGTTTATTCAAGATTTAAGCTTAGTTTTTGATTTTGAAATAGGACTAGCAATAAATAAAACATTTGCTGATTCTATGTTAGATAAAAATAGCATCTATATAAATGAAAAATATATTTTAATTAAAGGCAGTGAACATCTGCAAAAACAATTAAAAGAAAAAAAACAAAATTCTCATTTTAAACTTAAAACGAATGTGTTATTAAAAAATCATCTCTCTACTGAAGTGGGTGTTTTACTTCTTGGGTTTGATATATCATCAATAGAACAAGCCAACAAAGAGTTTATGAATAAGTTGCTTTATCTTGGTCTTAGCGTAGCGTTAGTATTGATAATTGTACTTTATCAAGGATTTGAGGCGATACTTAAATATTATAAAAAAGAGTCCAATACTGATAGGTTAACAAAACTAAAAAATAGACAAGCACTTAATTCAAAGTTATTTGAAGATAAAAAATATGTTTTAATTTTAAGTAATATAAAAGAGTTTAGTCTTTTAAATGAACTATATGGTGTAGATATTGGAAATGAAGTCTTACAAAAAGTAGCTCAATCCTTTGAAAAATTTGCAACAAAATATAAACTTTCAGCATATAGAATTTCATCAGATGAGTATGTTCTTTTAAAAGAAGAAGAAAGTTTTGAAGCAGAAGAATATGATGATATTTTACAAGAACTACATGAAAAGATAAATTCCTTGGATATTAATATACAGAGTATTGGTGAAACCATAAGTGTAGAGATATACTCAGGAATTGCTTTTGGAGAAGCACACTCTCTCCTAGATGCACAGATGGCACTAAAAAAAGCAAAAGAAAAATCACTTCCATATCTTGCTTATTCTCAAAATGTAGATACAAAAGAGCATAATAAAAATGTCCTAAGCATGAAAAGACTTATAAGAGATGCCATACTTTTAAAAGAGATTATCCCATTTTTTCAACCTATAACCGATAGAAATGGAAAAATTATTAAGTATGAAGCCTTAGTAAGAATAGTAAATTTAGTAAATGGCAAAAAAAATATAATATTTCCAGATGACTTTTTACCAATAGCTATGAAAAGTGGACTTTATATGAGTGTTGCCAAAGAGATGCTTACTCGAGCTTTGACCTTTTTTGCTTTAAGAGATGAAAAAATTTCAGTTAATTTTTTGCCAAATGATTTTTTTAATGCATCCATAATGGATACATTTTTAGAACTCTTAGAAAAATTTGACTCACCACAGCAAGTTGTAGTTGAGATAACAGAACAAGAAGGTGTAGAAGATTTTGACAGGCTTTTAAGAGTAGTTCAAAAACTAAGAAAAATAGGTGTATTAATAGCAATAGATGATTTTGGAAGTGGATATGCTAACTATGCACATATTTTAAAAATAAAACCAGATTACTTAAAGATTGATGGTTCTATAGTTAGAAATATCTTAGAAGATGAAGAGTCTAAAATTTTGGTTAAAAGTATTATAAATTTTACAAAAGATTTAGGTATAAAAACTATCGCTGAGTACATTGAAAATGAAGAAATATTTGAACTTCTTAAAGAATATGGAGTAGATGAATTTCAAGGTTACTACTTTGGTCGTCCACAAGATTTAATCAATAGCTGATGAATGAAATTTTTTTAAATCTTATTCAAAAGAATGAAGAGCATATAGAGCATAAAAAATTTCAAATAATTTTAGATAAAAAACTCCGAGATCAACTCTTTTCTTTTGCCACAACTATATCAGCAGATGAAGATAAAATAAAAGATCTTATGAGATTTGGTGTAAGAAAGGCACTTAGACTTAAACACAATGATATTATCATTATAAAAAAAGAGCAAATATTTATAAAAATATTTAATAAATCAAAGATAAAAAAAGTTCCAAAAGAAGAGGAAAATACTATTGCAAATAGGTTTAATGGCATCGAAGAAGATGAATTAGATGATTTTTATGATGAGTATTTTTCAAAAGAAGAGAGTAGAGAATTTTTTCAGATTATTGTTAAAGAATTTGTTGAGAGGTATTTTATAGAAGAAAAAATTGATAATAATATATATGAAAATAATGTATTTCCTCTTCTTCAAAATATAATAATAGAGCAACTAATCTTTGAGTTTGATGATAGTGATGAATTTTTTAAAGGTTTTTCAGGTTATATATTTAGAATACATTTTACTGAAGTATTTGAGTATATAGCAGATTTTATATTGAATGAAATTGCTTTTTCAAGTGACTACATGATAGATTTTTTAAAATATTATTCTTTAGATATCGTTATTGTAAATGGAGAAAAATATAGAGTTCCATCTCTTGAAACTAAAGATGGTTTGAAATGGAATGTTATCTCAATGTTATCAATAGCAAAGATATACACAAGAACAAAAAAATTATTAAAAAAATTAGATAAAGAGATACATTTGCTTGATGATAAAATTGTAGATTTATTTATTAATGAAATTTCGCCAGTGGAATACAACAATCAATACTTGAAAGAAAAACAAAAACTTGATGAAGATTTAAGTATAGAGAGAAGACGATTAGATGAGAGTTTAGATATGCTTCAAATAGTAAAAGAAGAAAATGACAAAGTAAGTTTAACAAAAGATATAAAGAAAATAAAAAAAGATTTCCATATAGTAAGACGAAGTTTAGAACTGCTTGGGCAAAAAGAAGTAAACAGAAGTGATTTAGATAAGTATGTTAGATATGAAAGAGAATTAGACTATATGTTAAGAGAACAAAAAGCTGAAGAAAAAATTTTATCTCAAAATGAAACTTCTTTTTTATTGATTAAAAAATCGATAGTTAAAGCTTTAATATCAAAAAAACAAAGAGTGTAGAATGAATTTTAATGAGTATGAAGAATTAGTAGAGAAGTTAAATATCTACTCAAAGCATTATTATGTTTTAGATGACCCTTTAACAACAGATGAGGTTTATGATAACTTATATAGAGAGTTGAAAAAGTATGAAGAAAACAATGAGAGTAAAATACTTAGTAACTCTCCCTCACAAAGAGTTGGTGATGAAGTTGCAAGTGGTTTTACAAAAGCAAAGCATCTATCTCGTATGTGGAGTTTAGAAGATATTTTTGATTCTAATGGTTTAGAAAAATGGCTGAAAAAAATATATAAACTTGATGAAAATATTTCGTTTTATTGCGAACCGAAATTTGATGGTGCGAGTTTGAATTTAATCTATGAAAATGGAGAATTGCTTAAAGGCATAACTCGTGGAGATGGAAGTGTTGGGGAGTTGATAACTCAAAATGTAAAAACCATTCGCTCTATCCCTTTAAGTATAAAACATAAACAACGCATAGAAATTCGTGGTGAAATTGTGATTTTTAAAGATGATTTTTACAAGATAAATGAAGCACGATTAAAAGAGCAAGAAGCAGTTTTTGCAAATCCTAGAAATGCAGCAGCGGGAAGTCTAAGACAACTTGATTCATCTGTAACGGCTAAAAGAAATTTAGTATTTTTACCTTATGGTGTAGGTGAGAATTCTTTAAATCAAAAGTTGTTAAGTTCTAAGATGGAGTACATATATGAACTTGGGTTTAGAAAGCCTCCTCAAAGTGCAATTTGCAAAGATTTTGAGGATATTCAAAAGATATATAAAATAATGAAAAACGACAGAGATAGCTACTCTATGATGCTAGATGGTATGGTTATAAAAGTAGATGAAATAGCTTCTCAAATAGATATGGGTTACACTGTTAAAAACCCTCGCTTTTCAGTTGCATATAAATTTCCAGCAGTTGAAAAGATAACAAGAGTAAAAGAGATAGTGCTTCAAGTTGGAAGAAGTGGAGCAGTTACTCCTGTTGCAGTAGTGGAGCCAACAAATATAGAAGGTGTAATAGTTGAGAGAGCGACTCTTCATAATTTTGATGAGATAGATAGAAAAGATATTCGTATTAACGACAAAGTCATCATACTTAGAAGTGGTGATGTGATTCCTAAAATTATAAAAGTTTTAACGCATGAAAGAGATAATACTCAACTGAAATATGAACGACCAACACTTTGTCCTGTGTGTGAGAGTGAACTTTTAGATGAGGGAGTTTTACTAAAGTGTCAAAATTTAGAATGTGAGGCTAGAGTAGTTAATTCTATTATTTATTTTGCTTCAAAACCATGTTTAAATATAGATGGACTTGGCAATAAAATAGTGGAAGCTCTTTTTACCTCAGGTCTTGTTAAAAGTGTTATTGATTTATTTGATTTAACACTTGAAAAACTTTTAGCTCTTGAAGGATTTAAAGATAAAAAATCTCAAAACCTTTTAGACTCTTTAGAAAAAGCAAAAGGTTCAGAGTATTGGAGATTTGTAAATTCTTTAGGTATAGAGCATGTGGGAGAGGTAGCATCTAAGAGTTTAAGTGAAGCTTTTGGTTCATCATTTGTAGATGCATCTAAAGAAGATATAATTTCGATAGATGGCATCGGAGAAGAGATGGCAGAATCAGTTTTAGAGTTTGTAAGAGTAAACAGACAAATCATACTGAATTTA
Coding sequences:
- a CDS encoding flagellar protein FlaG codes for the protein MDGIANVARQQQSQVNTEAQGRATQAVQQQVEEPKQENVVKELQKEVSATSTEINSKEQVQDLVNQLNDAMAPMNTNLKFGVDSQDIFFVSVIEAATSKMIRRFPAEQAQDFLPKMQEVTGILFDSKG
- a CDS encoding MFS transporter, which translates into the protein MNEYIKLLQSHQTLRRLSIIQLIAYFGAWFSNVAIYTLLLEMGVDARVIAFTAMLHFLAGVVQAPFSGVIIDSVKPKKLMLFLICIEIFATLFLILVNSLQDLWLLYTLIFVKMAAASFYFTTEMSLLPKILDGDKLQKANELHSIIWSFSYTLGMALSGFVVYLFGVKVAFILDACMFVIGFFLLYNLEIKVEIIKSGENLLQMMKGTFSYLKQTPQALHLMLIHAFVGLTAFDALVALMVDKYYASVIATSLALGLMHTSRAIGLVIGPIIISKWVNNKRIVYIFVMQGICVWFWAFMMHNFYLSLLASVFVGFFTTTLWSYTYTLLQKNIEEKYYGRIVAYNDMLFLSAAAFTSFMIGFLATNDFSLELITILIGIGFMLGGLYFSWILKSQNIKDISQ
- a CDS encoding MATE family efflux transporter, whose protein sequence is MALPAALKHLVDILQIIIDMLMVGMISVSALAAVGMSMQFMMVINVLMTLYVVGGNALISRFIGQGRKKRASALLYSLGIFAIFLSIFVTIGGYFASEQIYVLMGAEAEVVKQGSMYFKILSLGIVVIFIDNLLYNALSAAGDTKSSLYIKLISASINAFLNYVLIFGHFGFEAYGIEGAAYATVIAYCFNVIAYLILLKKPKAKLNLIPIIRIKDMKRVWNVGWSAALDRGISSMSFLVFISIITAYGTAGLAGYQVGLRIEGIAFMPGFGFAIAAMALVGQNLGANNKELAYKMGIISGRIAYIFMGSVGVVLILFPEVLVSFFTRDLATIKVASNYLVLVGLAQIPLAIVFVYSGALRGAGATKTTLKVNVLSLWFLRVIPSYIAYKMGYGLVVIFVIMNIETLIKGIVYWYIYHKKEWLNTKV
- a CDS encoding EAL domain-containing protein, encoding MKNPESTKQKTLILAAIVLMFSWGVGYIFLNYQFQNSTSKELQKIVDSTQKLFTLKVTQENKNLINIIDELLSLDGLTQAVSQNNYKKISFIITPHYKHITNINADVNILTFRSKDGVILFRAHRPDFYGDFLNENRRLIVDTNIKEKSFSGFEVTKLDLMYRSTQAIFYKNKFVGSVEIGVDPNKFIQDLSLVFDFEIGLAINKTFADSMLDKNSIYINEKYILIKGSEHLQKQLKEKKQNSHFKLKTNVLLKNHLSTEVGVLLLGFDISSIEQANKEFMNKLLYLGLSVALVLIIVLYQGFEAILKYYKKESNTDRLTKLKNRQALNSKLFEDKKYVLILSNIKEFSLLNELYGVDIGNEVLQKVAQSFEKFATKYKLSAYRISSDEYVLLKEEESFEAEEYDDILQELHEKINSLDINIQSIGETISVEIYSGIAFGEAHSLLDAQMALKKAKEKSLPYLAYSQNVDTKEHNKNVLSMKRLIRDAILLKEIIPFFQPITDRNGKIIKYEALVRIVNLVNGKKNIIFPDDFLPIAMKSGLYMSVAKEMLTRALTFFALRDEKISVNFLPNDFFNASIMDTFLELLEKFDSPQQVVVEITEQEGVEDFDRLLRVVQKLRKIGVLIAIDDFGSGYANYAHILKIKPDYLKIDGSIVRNILEDEESKILVKSIINFTKDLGIKTIAEYIENEEIFELLKEYGVDEFQGYYFGRPQDLINS
- the ligA gene encoding NAD-dependent DNA ligase LigA encodes the protein MNFNEYEELVEKLNIYSKHYYVLDDPLTTDEVYDNLYRELKKYEENNESKILSNSPSQRVGDEVASGFTKAKHLSRMWSLEDIFDSNGLEKWLKKIYKLDENISFYCEPKFDGASLNLIYENGELLKGITRGDGSVGELITQNVKTIRSIPLSIKHKQRIEIRGEIVIFKDDFYKINEARLKEQEAVFANPRNAAAGSLRQLDSSVTAKRNLVFLPYGVGENSLNQKLLSSKMEYIYELGFRKPPQSAICKDFEDIQKIYKIMKNDRDSYSMMLDGMVIKVDEIASQIDMGYTVKNPRFSVAYKFPAVEKITRVKEIVLQVGRSGAVTPVAVVEPTNIEGVIVERATLHNFDEIDRKDIRINDKVIILRSGDVIPKIIKVLTHERDNTQLKYERPTLCPVCESELLDEGVLLKCQNLECEARVVNSIIYFASKPCLNIDGLGNKIVEALFTSGLVKSVIDLFDLTLEKLLALEGFKDKKSQNLLDSLEKAKGSEYWRFVNSLGIEHVGEVASKSLSEAFGSSFVDASKEDIISIDGIGEEMAESVLEFVRVNRQIILNLEAILKPLKPVEKIEAQENPFKGKIVVLTGTMSESRGVIKEMLESFGAKVSGSVSKKTDFLVYGEDAGSKYDKAINLGVKCLTELDMKNNLSEKNK